A window of Oikeobacillus pervagus contains these coding sequences:
- a CDS encoding phosphoribosylaminoimidazolesuccinocarboxamide synthase, which translates to MNLIYTGKTKNVYELEDGNYLLKFKDDVTGENGVFDPGANTVGLTMEGAGQAGLRLTKFFFEALKEKGIPTHYIDANIEEATMTVKPATVFGKGLEVICRYRAVGSFLRRYGLYAEEGQALDAFVEVTLKDDDRQDPPISEDALDMLGILSKDEYQVLKDLTKQIGNVVKEELAKKDIELYDIKFEFGRTGENKQIVLIDEISGGNMRAYKNGEYIEPLKLEKLMLESK; encoded by the coding sequence ATGAATCTAATTTATACAGGTAAAACAAAAAATGTGTATGAGCTTGAAGATGGGAATTACTTACTTAAATTCAAAGATGATGTAACAGGGGAAAATGGTGTATTTGACCCAGGTGCGAACACGGTTGGATTAACAATGGAAGGTGCAGGTCAAGCTGGTCTTCGATTAACAAAGTTTTTCTTTGAGGCATTAAAAGAAAAAGGAATCCCAACACATTATATTGATGCGAATATTGAGGAAGCGACCATGACGGTAAAACCGGCAACTGTATTTGGAAAAGGTCTTGAAGTCATTTGCCGTTATCGAGCAGTGGGAAGCTTTTTGCGTCGCTATGGCCTATATGCAGAAGAAGGACAAGCATTGGATGCATTTGTTGAAGTAACCTTGAAAGATGATGACCGTCAAGATCCACCAATTAGTGAGGATGCCCTTGATATGTTAGGTATTCTTTCTAAAGATGAATATCAAGTGTTAAAAGACTTAACAAAACAGATTGGAAATGTCGTAAAAGAAGAACTAGCGAAAAAAGACATCGAGCTATACGATATTAAATTTGAATTTGGACGTACTGGAGAGAACAAACAAATCGTTCTTATCGATGAAATCTCTGGTGGAAATATGAGAGCTTATAAAAATGGTGAATATATTGAACCATTAAAACTAGAAAAATTAATGCTTGAATCTAAATAA
- a CDS encoding ParM/StbA family protein, with protein sequence MNNSRIAAIDVGNDSVKALFGKLDYELYIPNVIARDIEDRPVIGIEELDEKDPLEGIHIRVHSPALKDNNVIYRVGDLATKSDNPSELDPGSTKSEEDQTLIMLFASLALDAAREENAQHFKKSGNVIDASYTLGTGLPLREVKEGKDVGYRSQLLGSVHQVEFLVTPKYQGMKVNLKFDEVKVYPEGFAAYINLVMDNQLNIINKDLIDKRILIQDIGGLSTDIAVIKNRKVDDDKAQGFNLGVSESLEAIREEIRKKHGVELDSRRDVVEIITKKNDRNHIMVKGSRTSVHDITDRILLELAKKQYRHLRNVWQKNSQTEICYFVGGGSIVLKEYLKTINNKLDGYNIDFFEDEKESIWMMANAYYKLISDFIRKQNKSAKREAEKKVIQKS encoded by the coding sequence TTGAATAATTCAAGAATTGCTGCCATTGATGTAGGAAATGATTCAGTAAAGGCTTTATTTGGAAAATTAGATTATGAGTTATACATACCAAATGTCATCGCAAGAGATATAGAAGATCGTCCTGTAATTGGCATAGAGGAATTGGATGAGAAAGACCCGCTAGAAGGAATTCATATCCGTGTACACTCCCCTGCACTGAAAGATAATAATGTTATATATAGAGTGGGTGATCTTGCGACAAAGAGTGATAACCCTTCAGAGTTAGATCCCGGAAGTACAAAGTCAGAAGAAGATCAGACATTAATTATGCTTTTCGCCTCCCTAGCGTTAGATGCTGCAAGAGAGGAAAATGCTCAGCATTTCAAAAAGTCAGGAAATGTGATAGATGCTAGCTATACCCTTGGGACAGGTTTACCACTTCGTGAAGTAAAAGAAGGAAAAGATGTAGGATATCGCTCACAATTACTGGGATCTGTTCACCAAGTGGAATTCTTAGTAACCCCAAAATATCAAGGGATGAAGGTGAATCTAAAATTTGACGAAGTGAAAGTTTATCCTGAAGGGTTTGCTGCTTATATCAACTTAGTAATGGATAATCAATTAAATATTATTAACAAAGACTTAATTGATAAAAGAATTTTAATTCAAGATATCGGTGGTTTATCAACCGATATAGCCGTGATCAAAAATAGAAAAGTAGATGATGATAAGGCGCAAGGTTTTAACCTTGGGGTATCAGAGTCATTAGAAGCGATTCGCGAAGAAATTAGAAAAAAACATGGAGTAGAATTAGATAGTCGTAGAGATGTAGTTGAAATTATTACGAAGAAAAACGATCGTAACCATATTATGGTAAAGGGAAGTCGTACAAGCGTTCACGATATTACAGACCGCATCCTTCTCGAATTAGCGAAAAAACAATATCGTCATTTGCGAAATGTTTGGCAAAAAAATTCCCAAACAGAAATATGCTATTTTGTAGGTGGCGGTTCTATTGTATTAAAAGAATATCTTAAAACAATAAATAATAAACTAGATGGTTATAATATTGACTTTTTTGAAGATGAAAAAGAGAGTATTTGGATGATGGCAAATGCCTATTATAAATTGATTTCCGATTTCATTAGAAAACAAAATAAATCAGCGAAAAGGGAAGCAGAGAAGAAAGTCATTCAAAAATCTTAA
- a CDS encoding small acid-soluble spore protein H has translation MNIQRAKEIASSPVMANVTYNGTSIYIQNVDEQNQTARIYPLDQPENEQSVSLNQLIEH, from the coding sequence TTGAATATACAACGTGCGAAGGAAATTGCTTCCTCTCCAGTAATGGCAAACGTCACTTATAATGGCACTTCTATATACATCCAAAATGTTGATGAACAAAACCAAACAGCAAGAATTTATCCATTAGACCAACCAGAAAATGAACAAAGTGTCTCACTTAACCAACTAATAGAACATTAA
- a CDS encoding DUF2269 family protein — MYRVLLYIHIVSAILSIGPFFVLLPLIRKLRIGKGNVQQAYLDSFRFVVRLSKHAGHVLVVSGVLLVFMSSWTWKTSWILMTVAIMVSSLYFLARAFSPTIRKFADPKHDQELLIRKLKRSLIMYIGLLLVMLWFMVTKPVFW, encoded by the coding sequence ATGTACCGTGTACTTCTTTACATTCATATCGTTAGTGCCATTCTTTCTATAGGACCATTTTTTGTTTTACTCCCTTTAATTAGAAAACTACGCATTGGGAAAGGGAATGTGCAGCAAGCCTATTTGGATTCCTTTCGCTTTGTAGTTAGACTAAGTAAACATGCCGGTCATGTACTAGTAGTATCTGGGGTTTTATTAGTTTTCATGAGTTCGTGGACTTGGAAAACCTCTTGGATTTTGATGACTGTTGCGATTATGGTAAGTTCCCTCTATTTTTTAGCGAGGGCTTTCTCACCTACTATTCGCAAGTTTGCTGATCCAAAACATGATCAAGAGTTATTAATAAGGAAACTGAAGCGTTCTTTAATCATGTATATCGGTCTATTATTAGTTATGCTCTGGTTTATGGTTACAAAGCCGGTATTTTGGTAG
- a CDS encoding ASCH domain-containing protein, whose amino-acid sequence MSNEHENNALPPKTCTIERLVTIEDDVKKVIAGEKTATRRNGRYADVGEIMELEGHKFVIDRVYSQSLGELTDENARQEGYKSVEDYKQTILSMHPGMPWLPQMRVWVHEFSPVQD is encoded by the coding sequence ATGAGTAATGAACATGAAAACAATGCATTACCACCGAAAACATGTACGATTGAACGCCTTGTTACGATAGAGGATGATGTGAAAAAGGTCATTGCAGGAGAAAAAACTGCTACTCGCCGTAATGGTAGATATGCAGATGTTGGCGAAATCATGGAACTGGAAGGCCATAAATTTGTTATTGATCGTGTCTATTCCCAATCTTTAGGGGAATTAACGGACGAAAATGCTCGTCAGGAAGGTTATAAAAGCGTTGAGGATTATAAACAAACGATTCTTTCTATGCACCCAGGAATGCCTTGGCTTCCACAAATGAGAGTTTGGGTTCATGAATTTAGCCCTGTTCAAGACTAA